GTTCGGCAGCTTTAGCATCTAATAACGCTCCAAAAATTAAACTCTCAACATATTGCGGCAACAATACATCCAAAATTTCTTGCTCAGAAGGCTCAAATTCATATGTTGTTAACACATCTTGAGATTCCTCTTCACTGTGAAATTCAGTTAATGGAAGTAATTGTTCAGTACACAATTGGCTGGAAATCGAATTAATATGATGAATGTAATAAATTTTCACTTCATCATACACGCCGTCTTCAAACATTTGAACAGTACTACTTGCGATATCTTTGATTTCTGCAAAAGCTGGATGGTCTGATATCCCTTGTATCTCAAGCACAATGTTCATATCCCGCGCTTTAAAGAAATCTCTAGCTGTGCGACCGATCGTAATAATTGCATATTCATCTTTTGATGCGTGATGGTTTATTATATCTTGATAAACTTCTTTAATAACAGAACTATTATATGAGCCTGCTAAACCTGTATCTGAAGTTAAAACCAGATACCCTGTACGCTTTACTGATCTAGTTGTTAACATAGGGTGATCAGAGCTATTTCCAGTTGCGGCAACATGCATCACAACATCACGAATTTTAGAAACATAAGGCGCATAAGCTCTTGCATTTGCTTCTGCTCGGCCTAATTTTGCAGCCGATACCATTTGCATTGCTTTTGTGATTTGGCTTGTTTTTTTCGTCGACGTAATCCGTTGCTTAATGTCAATTAAAGATGCCAAAGGTCTTCACCACCTTTATATTTTTCGAAGTCAAAAGCAATTATTTTTCCATAGAAGAAACAAATGTATTTTTAAATTCATTGAGTGCGCTATTTAGTTTTGTTTCTTCAGGTAATTCTTTTGTTGTGCGAATCTCTTCAAGAAGTTCTGGATGGTTATGATCAAACCATACATTCATTTCAGTTTCAAAACGCAATACATCATGAACAGGAATATCATCCAAGAAATTATGAACAAGCGCATAAAGAATTAGTACTTGCTTCTCTACTTTTAAAGGTTTGTGTAAATCTTGCTTTAATACTTCAACTGTTCGTTTACCACGTTCTAATTTAGCACGGGTTGCTGCATCTAGGTCAGAGCCAAATTGAGAAAATGATTCTAACTCACGGTACGCTGCTAAATCTAAACGAAGCGTACCTGCAACTTTTTTCATTGCTTTAATTTGTGCGGATCCACCTACACGTGATACGGATAACCCTGCATTAATCGCTGGACGTACTCCAGAGAAAAACAAATCAGATTGTAAGAAAATTTGTCCATCAGTAATGGAAATAACGTTCGTCGGAATATATGCAGAGATATCTCCCGCTTGTGTTTCAACAAATGGAAGTGCTGTAATTGAGCCTCCTCCTAATGTATCATTCAATTTTGCTGCACGCTCGAGCAAACGTGAATGTAAGTAGAAAACATCTCCTGGATAAGCTTCACGACCTGGTGGACGACGAAGTAATAAAGATAATTCACGGTACGCTGCAGCTTGTTTTGATAAGTCATCATAAACGATTAACACATGCTTTCCGTTATACATGAATTCTTCAGCCATTGCAACACCAGCATAAGGCGCTAGGTATAAAAGTGGGGCTGGTTGTGAAGCAGATGCTGTTACAACAATCGTGTAATCAAGTGCTCCATTTTTACGCAAAGTTTCTACTGCTGTACGAACAGTGGATTCTTTTTGACCGATTGCCACATAAATACAGATCATATCTTGGTCCGCTTGATTTAAAATCGTGTCAATGGCAACAGATGTTTTACCTGTTTGGCGGTCGCCGATAATTAATTCACGCTGTCCACGGCCAATTGGAACAAGCGCATCAATTGCTTTAATACCTGTTTGAAGTGGTTCTGTTACAGATTTCCGTGCCATAACACCTGGTGCAACTGCTTCAATTGGTCGCGTTCCAGTTGTTGCAATCTTTCCTAAGCCGTCTACAGGTTGACCTAAAGAGTTAACAACACGCCCTATAAGTGCTTCTCCAACTGGAACTTCCATAATTTTCCCTGTCCGGCGAACTTCATCACCTTCACGAATTTCAGTATAGTTGCCAAGAATGATAATACCTACGTCGTTATTTTCTAAGTTCTGAGCCATGCCCATAACACCATTTGAAAACTCGAGTAGTTCTCCAGCCATTGCATTATCAAGTCCATGAGCACGTGCGATACCATCACCAATATAGGTAACTGTCCCAACATCACTCACTTTTAGCTCGCCTTGATAATTTTCAATCTGTTGCTTTATGATTGAGCTGATCTCTTCAGCCTTAATGCTCATCAGTTTCACCCCTCGTTAAACGGGAACTAAGCTCTAATTTGCCGTTCCATATCTTTTAATTTCGTCTTAAGACTATCATCATAAATACTCGTTCCAATAATGACTTTTACGCCGCCTAGTAACGACTTGTCAATGTGATTATGAATATTTAATTTTGTTTTGTTTAATTTCTGGGCAAAAACTTGGGATAATGCCAATTTTTCTCCCTCAGAAAGCGGAATTACAGAGTATACATCGGCATCTGCAATACCTCGCAGATCATTTACTCGTTTTGCATAAATATCAGCAATACTAGAAAGGTAATCTTCCCTGCCACGGTCAATTAATAAAAATACAAAATCTTGAAGAAGCTCATTTAGCCCTTTAAAAACGGTTCCCACAAGCTCTTTCTTTTGTACGATTGTAAATGTCGGGTTTTCAAGCAAGCTCACGAAGTCAGGATTTTCACTCAGAACTTGCTTAATTAGCGCTAATTCTTCAGAAAAGGTATCAATTAAGCCGCGCTCTTCCGCTACTTGAAAAACAGCTGTCGCATACCGACTTGCAACTTCCCAATCCTTCATCATTTATGATCGCCTAGCCTTTCAATATAGTTTTGAATAAGCTCATTTTGCGATTTTTCATCAAGATTTTTTTCAATGACTTTGGAGGCGATTAAAACAGATAAAGAGCCGACTTGTTCACGAAGTGCTGTAATGGCATCTTCTTTTTCACGTTTGATGTCATCTTTAGCTTCCTCTTTCAAGCGTTCCGATTCTGTACGCGCCGTTTTAATGATTTCTTCGCGTTCTTTTTCGCCAAGTTGCTTGGCATTTTCAATCATTGTTTGGGCTTCAATACGGGCTTTTTGCAAAACGTCTTTTTGTTCAGCAAGCAAACTTTCCGCTTGATTTCTACTTTCTTCGGCTGAATCAATTTCAGAAGCAATATGCTCTTCACGTTCTTTCATTATTTTCATTAGAGGCTTCCAAGCAAATATGCGAATAAGCACTAATAAAACGGCAAATGTAAATAACGTAAAAAGACTATCACCCATTGTAAAGGCAGCACCCATTACTAAATGTGGTTGTAACACGCCTTTTCCACTCCTTTCCATACATTCGCTAACAGTTACGCATACGTTCTACCTTAAAGTTCTTATTTATTAAGTACCATGAACGCGATAACAACAGCGATAATTGGAAGAGCTTCAACTAAACCAATACCGATAAACATAATTGTTTGTAACATAGAACGTGCTTCGGGTTGACGTGCAACACCTTCGACCGTTTTTGATACGATTAAACCGTTACCGATGCCTGCACCTAACGCACCTAAACCTACTGCAATCGCAGCTGCAATAACTCCTAAAGACATAATTAATATCCTCCTTAAAATCTACTTTATTTAATAATGTTTTAATGCTCGTCACTTACTTTATGTGACATGTAAACCATTGTCAGCATGGTGAAAATATAAGCCTGGATCGCTCCAATAAACACTGAAAATCCTTGCCATGCAAGCGCTGGAATAATAGCTAATACACCAACAAAAAAATTAATGTGCGCAAGTTGTGTTGCAATAATTGCTAGTAAAACTTCTCCCGCAAAAATATTCCCGTAAAGCCGCAAACCAAGTGTCAATGTATTCGCAAATTCTTCCACGAGCTTTAGTGGAAAGAGAAACTTCATTGGGCTAAAATAGGTAGCGGTGAAATAGTGCTTAAATCCACGCATTTTAATCCCATAATAATGCGTAAGTGCAAGGATCATGATCGCAAGTGTCATCGTTACGATTGGATCTGCTGTAGGTGAACGCCACCACACTTCATCATGAATTGCAATGGAAGTAATAACACCAAGCATGTTTGATACGAAAATAAACATAATTAATGTAATACCCAGCACGTGAAATCTTCCACCTGTTTTCCAGTCCATGTTGCTTCCAATGATACCGCGCACAAAATCCATTACCCATTCAATAAAATTTTGTTTGCCGGTTGGACGTCGTTTTAAATTTCGTGTACAAATAATGGCAATGCCTAATACAACAAGGCAAGTGATTGTAATCATAACAATATTCGACAAATTAAATGACAGTCCAAGGAATTTAACGACGGGAAAATTCTCTTCCAATTTGGTTCACCCCTTTCATTTTTTTACTTTTTTCTTTCGATAAGAGGAACAAACAACAAAATCCAGAAAAATAACAGCATAGACAATACCAAGTCCAATAGCCATACTATAAATGTGAAAGTACCCTGGCAGCTCAGTTGCAATTATGGTAGCAAGTAAAGCGCTGCTCATCCGTACCGCCATCCCTGTTCCATGAACTTGTCGATTTGTATTAGCCGTTTCTGTCATTGCTTGTGTTCTTCTCATAAGCAGCCAGTGGTTAAACCAACCGATGATAATCCCTAGTTTCAAGCCCAAAAATATATGTACATAGGGCGTTAAAAACCAACCGAGAAAACAAAAGACAATAAGAACCATTAAATACTTCTGATGCCTGCGGTACAACTTAATAGGTGATTCTAACATTTGGAGTGGTCCTTTCTGCTCTAAACTCTGTTTCTTCCAACTATCAAATTCTGTTTAAGAAACAACAAAGATTGTGAAATTCAACACATTGAATAGCTTCCATTTGCCCATCTCACTCATGAAAGCCTTATCAGCATGTCAATTTTAAGCATACAACAGCAAAAAGCTAAAAGTCAATATTTTTCACAAAATCAAGTTATACTTACTGAGTTAATAGTAACATAACTCCAAACTTACTTAAATGAATACACACTAAAAATATATCTTTATGCACATGGATTCCATGCTGCTTTAATCATCATTTTTTTACTATGAATGAGCTTGATTTCACACCTCCAATGTTGATAGAACAGCTTTCATTTACGTGTCATATTTCACAAAATAAAAAGTCTTTACCTTCTCGGCAAAGACTTTAACGTTTTGACGAGATTAGCAAATAAAAGAGCTCTTTTTAGCTAAGATAAGGCCATGCATTAGCTTCTCGCAAAATATAATGATAGATTACCCCCTTGCATTCTTTCCAATTCAGTCAGCGTATTGCCGGCGGGATTGTATAGAATGCTTGGTCAGCCTTCTATCCCTACATTTACTTTGAAAAGCTCTCTTTGGGGCTTATTAATAACATTGATCATCTTATCACAATTCTTTTGAAATCACTAGCTAAAATCGCTACTGTAATATATCTGTAATACTTACGCGCTTCCAAAAGAATGAATGTTCTGTCTTTTTTAAATTTAGATGAAAAACGGCTGGCTGTCGATCCGTTTTTCCGCTATCGATTCATGCAATTTAAGTAAGTTCTGGCAGAAATTGTCCACTGTATATCTCAAAGGAGCTATTCTGCCAAAACCTAAAAAGATTTCGTTTCTATCTTGGCTCTTTAAACTAAAAAATCATTCGGGCGAGGACTATCTTGATCAAAATAATAAAGCATTGCATTTAAAATACGCGCTGAAGCTTCACCATCTCCATAAGGGTTCGTAGCTTGACTCATTTTAGCATGCTCGCTAGGATTAGTAAGTAGTTTTAATGCTTCGTTTTTAATCGTTTCCTCGTCTGTTCCTACTAACTTAAGCGTCCCAGCAGCTACTCCTTCTGGGCGTTCAGTGGTATCGCGCAATACTAAAACTGGAACCCCCATACCAGGGGCCTCTTCTTGCACACCACCAGAATCTGTTAAAACTAAATAGGCTTTTTTCAAGAAATTATGAAAATCAATTGCATCAAGTGGTTCGATTAAGTGAATTCGATTATGACCACCTAAAATCGAAATTGCTTTTTCTCGCACTGCTGGGTTTAAATGCATTGGATAAACAAGTTCAACATCTTCCTGTTGCTCAATAACATCACGTATGGCTTCAAACATGCCTTGCATCGGTGCACCTAGATTTTCCCTACGATGTGCTGTCATTAAAACCAAGCGATGATCTCCTAAATTTTCTAAAATGGAGTGATGATAATCTACCTGAACAGTGGTTTTTAAAGCATCAATTGCCGTATTTCCAGTTATAAAAATATGGGAGGCGGGTTTATTTTCTTTTAGCAAATTTTCTTTAGCCGTTTGTGTTGGTGCAAAATGAAGGTCTGCTAAAACACCCGTTAAACTTCGATTCATTTCTTCTGGAAATGGCGAATATTTATTCCATGTTCTAAGTCCTGCTTCAACATGGCCAATTGCTGTCTGTTGATAGAAAGCAGCCATGCCAGCAGCAAAACTCGTTGTTGTATCTCCATGAACGAGCACAAGATCTGGCTGCTCCTCTGCAATTACCTTGTTAAGGCCTTCCATCACTCGTGTTGTAATATCCGTTAATGTTTGGCCTTTTTGCATAATATCCAAATCGACATCTGGTTTAATATTAAAAATGTCTAAAACTTGATCTAACATTTCACGGTGTTGCGCAGTAATAACCACACAAGATTCAAATTTATCTGGTTGTTTTTGTAAAGCAAGTACTAACGGCGCCATTTTAATCGCTTCAGGCCTTGTGCCAAAAACGCTCATCACCTTAATTTTCTTCATGTTAAAACTCCTAAAGTATACCTTATTTTTGCTTTAGACCTTATAATAAAAAGCCTAAACTAAAGCACTTATTTTGTGCCAAATAAACGATCCCCTGCATCGCCAAGTCCAGGCAAGATATAACCGTCTTCATTTAATTTTTCATCCAAACCAGCAACATAAATGTCTACATCTGGATGCGCATGCTGTAAAGCTTTAATTCCTTCTGGAGCAGCAACTAAACACATGAATTTCATATTCTTAGCGCCACGTTTTTTTAGACAATCTAAAGCCATAATCGCTGAACCACCTGTTGCAAGCATTGGATCAACTACAATAAAAAGCCGTTCTTCAACATCAGAAGGTAATTTGACAAAATATTCAACTGGTTCAAGTGTATCATGATCGCGATATAAGCCAACATGCCCAACTTTGGCAGCTGGTATCAACTTTAAAATACCATCTGTCATGCCAAGTCCAGCACGAAGAATGGGAACGACACCTAATTTTTTCCCAGCAAGGGATCTTGCTTTTGTCACTTGTAATGGGGTTTCTACTTCGACATCTTTTAATTCCATATCACGGGTAATCTCATAAGCCATAAGTGTGGCTACCTCATCGACAAGCTCACGGAATGCCTTTGTTCCAGTAGATTTGTCCCTAATCATTGTTAGTTTGTGTTGTACAAGTGGGTGGTCGATTACGTGTACGTTTGCCATTTTTATATTCGCTCCTTTAAATTCAAAATCTTCTTCTTTAATATTGTATCAAAAGAACATTTTAATACAAGTGAAAATTTTGTGCTTATTTACTTTTAATCGTTAGGGTATAATGGGTATTCGCTTGTTAAAGCAGATACTTGTTGCTTGACGTCTTTCAAGATCGCTTCATCCTGCGTATTATGCAAAACTTGAGCGATTAATTTACCGACTTTACTTGTCGCCTCTTCATCAAAACCTCTTGTTGTAATCGCTGCTACACCAACACGAATGCCACTTGTTACAAATGGGCTTTCTGATTCAAATGGAATTGTATTTTTATTAACGGTTATACCCACTTGATCCAGAATTGTTTCAGCTTCTTTTCCTGTTAATTCCAAATTTTGCAAATCAATTAAAAGTAAGTGATTATCTGTTCCACCAGTTAAAACAGATACACCCTCCTCTTCAAGAGTAGTTGCTAATTGCTTTGCATTCTTGATAATTTGTTTGCAATATTGTTTGAATTCAGGTTGTAAGGCTTCCTGGAACGCAACTGCTTTTCCGGCAATCACGTGCATAAGTGGTCCACCTTGAGTTCCTGGAAAAATAGCTTTATTCAACTTTGTTTCCCATTCTGCTTTGGCCAAAATCATTCCGCCTCGTGGGCCTCGCAACGTTTTATGCGTTGTTGTTGTAACAAAATCAGCATACTGGACAGGATTTTGGTGAACACCTGTAGCGACTAAACCGGCAATATGTGCCATATCTACCATTAAATATGCGCCCACTTCACTTGCGATTTCACGAAACTTGGCAAAATCAATAGAACGGGGATAAGCACTGGCACCTGCAACAATTAATTTAGGTTGATGTCTAAGAGCCAGCTCACGAACGCTATCGTAATCAATTTGTTTTGTTTCTTGGCTTACCCCATATTCAACAAAATGATATAAAATGCCACTGAAATTAACAGGACTTCCATGCGTTAAATGACCGCCATGAGATAAATTCATTCCAAGCACCGTGTCCCCTGGATTTAATGCAGCTTGATAAATTGCCATATTTGCTTGGGAACCAGAGTGAGGTTGGACATTGACATATTCAGCACCAAATAGTTGCTTAGCACGCTCTCGAGCAAGATTTTCCACAATATCCACATATTCACAACCGCCATAATAACGTTTCCCCGGATATCCTTCTGCATACTTATTCGTTAAAACAGAGCCCACTGCTTCCATAACTGCTTTACTTACAAAATTTTCTGAGGCGATCAATTCAATGTTATTTCGCTGTCTACCAAGTTCCAACCGTATTGCTGCAAATACATCTTGATCCTGCTTCTCAAGCTCACTCATTGCTATCTCCTCCTTATTCTGATTTAAGACACTTTAATCATTACTCAAAACTGGGTAAAAAGCAAGCAAAGTTTTCTGAAAAAATAATAATAGAGGCTTTGTCTATTTTTTTGACTCACTTAAATAATTTCCACCTGCAGCTTTTTCAAGTCGATTCATCACTGCATCGCCAATTTCAGTTCGTTTATAAGTCTCAGCTAGGATAATCGTAACGTCCGTATGATCAAAAGCACGCAATCCAGCATATAAATGTTGCGCAATTTCGGTTCTATTTTCTTTGCTACCAATAACGATTGTTGTTTTCGATTGCTCTGGCCAACTTGTAGCTAATTCTTTGGAAATTAAAAGCCCTACCTTTTCTCCGGCCAAAGTTAACCGCTCATATGTGTCTTTAAAAAAGGCTAAACTCCCATCGATAAGATAAACTGGCGCTTTCGGAGCGTAATGCGTATATTTCATTCCAGGTGCTTTTGGCGCTTCTTCTTTTTTAAGTGTATCCTTAGCCGACTGTACTTTCCCAATGATTGCTTCAATTGCTTCAACCGAAATACCACCTGGGCGCAAAATAGCGGGTGTTGCTATTGTGCAATCAATAACTGTAGATTCAACACCAACATTAGTGTCTCCGCCATCAATAATACCGGCGATTTTCCCGGTTAAATCTTCAGCAACATGCTGTGCATTCGTTGGGCTTGGACGCCCAGAACTATTTGCACTTGGGGCAGCAATTGGCAACCCTACTTCGTGCAAAAGGGCCAGGCTGACTGGATGTTCTGGAATACGCACGCCTACAGTATCCATTCCTGCAGTACAGTTCTCTGCTAAAATTCCAGATTTTACTGGCAATACAATGGTAATTGGTCCTGGCCAGAAATTTCCCATAAGTTTCTTCGCTTTTTCTGGAATTTCGGAAATAAAATTCATTTGTTTTTGACTGGCAATATGTACAATAAGAGGATTATCTGCAGGTCTCCCTTTTGCTTGATAGATTTTACTCACGGCTTCAGGATTTGTTGCATCTGCACCAAGTCCATAAACGGTTTCAGTTGGAAAAGCAATGACTTCTCCCTGACGCAAAAGTTCAGCGGCTTCCTGATAAATTGTTTTATTCCTATTTTTTGGATCCATCTTCCAAAAACGTGTTTTCATTCTAAAAACTCCTCATACTATATACTTTGTTTCCTATTTTAGCGTTTTTTATATCGTTTGAATAGTCCTCACATTCGCTTAAAAGTTATCCCCAAATTGTGGATAATAGTTTTGTCAATGGGGATAACTTTTGTGAATCTGTGGATATCACTAAAAACAAAGAGCACCTCTTATTTTTATAAATTAAAATTTGATTAAAAAATTTTTTTGCACAATTTTTTATCCACAACGCTGTGGATAAAAAATTAGAACAAAAAAGCGTTCTTTTAAAAAACGCTTTTATACCAACATATTTGAGCAAACAACTATTCGATCTTTCTGATTAATATCTTTGTGGACAATCACATCGGCCTGTGGAAAACTTTTTTTAAATAGCTCTTTTACTGCCTCACCTTGAGTATAACCGATTTCAACAGCAATCCAATATTGCTCTTTTACGACCTGTGGCAAGTTGTGGATAAGTTGTTCATAAATGGCTAAACCATTTTTTTTCGCAAATAAAGCAAGTGGAGGCTCATGATGAAGGACATAATCTGTCATGAATGCCTTTTCTGACTCAGCGATATATGGCGGATTAGCAACAACCACATCAAAACGCTCACTGCTATCCAAAAAGACATCAAGCAAATCCGATTTCTTAAAAGCAACGTCAGCCTCAAGGCGCCGAGCGTTTTCTTTAGCAACGCAAAGAGCCCGACTAGATATATCAGAAGCCACAACAGTCAAATCAGGAAAACACTTTTTTAACGTGATCGCAATAATCCCACTACCTGTGCAAACATCTAATACCTTCGTAGCATCTGTTTTGACTAGCCAATTTTCTGCTAACAACACAAGTTCTTCTGTTTCAGGCCGTGGGATAAGCACATCAGGTGTCACCCAAAAATCACGACCATAAAAAGGGGCCGTCTCTAAAATATATTGCACGGGCTCACCTTGTAAATAACGCTTGAAATCTTCTTTAAACTGATGCGCTTCAGCTGAATGAATTTCTTCGTTTAGTTTCATCCACAGCTCTGTTCGTTTTAGCCCCATCCTTGTCTCAAGTAAGATTTCAGCGGCATTTAAGTCTAAATGACGCGCTTTTAAAATCTCAGCGGCTTCCTTTAAGCATGAACCAATCGTTGGTTTATTCTGTGTCATTCAAACGCTCCAGTTTGCTTGTTCTATCTTCTAAAATAAGCGCGTCAACAATTTCATCAAGTTTTCCTTCCATGATTTGATCAAGCTTTTGTAACGTTAAACCAATACGATGATCCGTTACCCTATTTTGTGGATAGTTATAAGTACGAATGCGTTCAGAACGATCTCCTGTTCCTACAGCTGATTTCCGGTTAGCAGCGTATTCTTCACGTGCTTCGCGTTCAAATTTATCATAAATTCGCGCACGCAATACTTTCATTGCTTTCTCTTTATTTTTTATTTGCGAACGTTCATCCTGCATGGACACAACGATCCCTGTTGGAACGTGGGTTAAGCGTACAGCTGACATGGTCGTGTTAACACTTTGCCCTCCAGCTCCAGTTGACGCAAATGTATCTGTACGAATATCTTTATCCTGAATATCAACTTCAACATCTTCAGCTTCTGGTAAAATGGCTACAGTAGCCGTTGAAGTATGAATACGTCCACCAGATTCCGTTTCAGGAACGCGCTGCACTCGGTGTGCTCCATTTTCATATTTTAACCGTGAAAAAGCCCCATTACCGTTAATCATCACGATAATTTCTTTATAGCCACCAATCCCCGTAGCATTTGCATCCATCACTTCTACTTTCCAACCACGATTTTCCGCATAACGACTATACATTCTAAACAAATCGCCAGCGAAAAGCGCTGCCTCATCACCACCAGCTGCTCCTCGGATTTCCATAATGACATTTTTATCATCGTTAGGATCTTTTGGCACAAGCAAAAGATTCATTTTTTCCTCAAGTACTGTTTTTTCTGTTTGAAGACCCGCTAATTCCTCTTTAGCCATTTCACGCATCTCGTCATCAAGTTTTTCTGATAAAAGCTCTTTTGTCTCCTCTAATTGACTAGTGACTTCTTTATAATGACGATAGGCTTCTACTGTTTCTGTGATGCCAGATTGTTCCTTTGATAAATCACGTAACTTCTTAGCGTCAGAAACGATATCTGGGTCACTCAATAGTTCATTTAATTCTTCGTAGCGATTTTCTACCGCTTGTAAACGATCATACATGCTAACACCTCATTTTTATTCAATCGGTGGATGTGCATGACACCTCCGACATACTGGATAGTAGTTATCATTTCCACCTATTAAGATTTGCTCACCAGCATAAACTGGTTTCCCTTCATTATCTACACGTAAAACCATTGTTGCTTTCTTAGCGCAAAACCAACAAATCGTTTTCATTTCTTCAATTTTGTCTGCATAAAGCAGTAGATATTTCGATCCTTCGAAAAGTTCATTGCGGAAGTCATTTTTTAATCCATACGCAATGACTGGAATCTTCAATTCGTCTACAATTTTTGCTAATTGAAAGATGTGCTCTTTTTGTAAAAATTGTGATTCGTCGATGAGTACGCAATAAGGCTTTGGCTCAATTTGCATCACATCTTCATAGATATTCGTCTCAGCAAAAATCGGTTTAGCTTTACGTTTCAAACCAATTCTGCTAGAAATTACCCCTACTTGATCACGATTATCAATACCAGAAGTGTAAATCACAACTGGCTTATTTTGCTCTTCATAATTATGCGCCACTTTTAAAATTTCAATAGTCTTGCCACTATTCATTGCTCCATAGCGGAAAAATAATTGTGCCATTATAACGCTCCCTTATACAAATAAACTCTTTTCCTATTTTATCATAGTGTTTCAGAAATTGGCAGTTTAAAAAAGTGAAAAAGTCGCTTTTATAACTTAAACTGTAAAAATTTTATGTTAAATGTCACTAAAACGTATACAAAATGCATACAATTTAGTCCTTTTTTTGCGAACACGACAAATCAGGCGACAAGTGTAACTGATTTGTCCCCCGATTTATTTTGTTTATCCCTCATTCAAAAATATTTCTTGCT
This DNA window, taken from Listeria sp. PSOL-1, encodes the following:
- a CDS encoding F0F1 ATP synthase subunit gamma; this translates as MASLIDIKQRITSTKKTSQITKAMQMVSAAKLGRAEANARAYAPYVSKIRDVVMHVAATGNSSDHPMLTTRSVKRTGYLVLTSDTGLAGSYNSSVIKEVYQDIINHHASKDEYAIITIGRTARDFFKARDMNIVLEIQGISDHPAFAEIKDIASSTVQMFEDGVYDEVKIYYIHHINSISSQLCTEQLLPLTEFHSEEESQDVLTTYEFEPSEQEILDVLLPQYVESLIFGALLDAKAAEHAARMTAMRSATDNASDLIDDLSLQYNRARQAAITQEITEIVGGAAALE
- the atpA gene encoding F0F1 ATP synthase subunit alpha produces the protein MSIKAEEISSIIKQQIENYQGELKVSDVGTVTYIGDGIARAHGLDNAMAGELLEFSNGVMGMAQNLENNDVGIIILGNYTEIREGDEVRRTGKIMEVPVGEALIGRVVNSLGQPVDGLGKIATTGTRPIEAVAPGVMARKSVTEPLQTGIKAIDALVPIGRGQRELIIGDRQTGKTSVAIDTILNQADQDMICIYVAIGQKESTVRTAVETLRKNGALDYTIVVTASASQPAPLLYLAPYAGVAMAEEFMYNGKHVLIVYDDLSKQAAAYRELSLLLRRPPGREAYPGDVFYLHSRLLERAAKLNDTLGGGSITALPFVETQAGDISAYIPTNVISITDGQIFLQSDLFFSGVRPAINAGLSVSRVGGSAQIKAMKKVAGTLRLDLAAYRELESFSQFGSDLDAATRAKLERGKRTVEVLKQDLHKPLKVEKQVLILYALVHNFLDDIPVHDVLRFETEMNVWFDHNHPELLEEIRTTKELPEETKLNSALNEFKNTFVSSMEK
- a CDS encoding F0F1 ATP synthase subunit delta — its product is MMKDWEVASRYATAVFQVAEERGLIDTFSEELALIKQVLSENPDFVSLLENPTFTIVQKKELVGTVFKGLNELLQDFVFLLIDRGREDYLSSIADIYAKRVNDLRGIADADVYSVIPLSEGEKLALSQVFAQKLNKTKLNIHNHIDKSLLGGVKVIIGTSIYDDSLKTKLKDMERQIRA
- the atpF gene encoding F0F1 ATP synthase subunit B, giving the protein MLQPHLVMGAAFTMGDSLFTLFTFAVLLVLIRIFAWKPLMKIMKEREEHIASEIDSAEESRNQAESLLAEQKDVLQKARIEAQTMIENAKQLGEKEREEIIKTARTESERLKEEAKDDIKREKEDAITALREQVGSLSVLIASKVIEKNLDEKSQNELIQNYIERLGDHK
- the atpE gene encoding F0F1 ATP synthase subunit C, with translation MSLGVIAAAIAVGLGALGAGIGNGLIVSKTVEGVARQPEARSMLQTIMFIGIGLVEALPIIAVVIAFMVLNK
- the atpB gene encoding F0F1 ATP synthase subunit A, producing MEENFPVVKFLGLSFNLSNIVMITITCLVVLGIAIICTRNLKRRPTGKQNFIEWVMDFVRGIIGSNMDWKTGGRFHVLGITLIMFIFVSNMLGVITSIAIHDEVWWRSPTADPIVTMTLAIMILALTHYYGIKMRGFKHYFTATYFSPMKFLFPLKLVEEFANTLTLGLRLYGNIFAGEVLLAIIATQLAHINFFVGVLAIIPALAWQGFSVFIGAIQAYIFTMLTMVYMSHKVSDEH
- a CDS encoding ATP synthase subunit I gives rise to the protein MLESPIKLYRRHQKYLMVLIVFCFLGWFLTPYVHIFLGLKLGIIIGWFNHWLLMRRTQAMTETANTNRQVHGTGMAVRMSSALLATIIATELPGYFHIYSMAIGLGIVYAVIFLDFVVCSSYRKKKVKK
- the wecB gene encoding non-hydrolyzing UDP-N-acetylglucosamine 2-epimerase gives rise to the protein MKKIKVMSVFGTRPEAIKMAPLVLALQKQPDKFESCVVITAQHREMLDQVLDIFNIKPDVDLDIMQKGQTLTDITTRVMEGLNKVIAEEQPDLVLVHGDTTTSFAAGMAAFYQQTAIGHVEAGLRTWNKYSPFPEEMNRSLTGVLADLHFAPTQTAKENLLKENKPASHIFITGNTAIDALKTTVQVDYHHSILENLGDHRLVLMTAHRRENLGAPMQGMFEAIRDVIEQQEDVELVYPMHLNPAVREKAISILGGHNRIHLIEPLDAIDFHNFLKKAYLVLTDSGGVQEEAPGMGVPVLVLRDTTERPEGVAAGTLKLVGTDEETIKNEALKLLTNPSEHAKMSQATNPYGDGEASARILNAMLYYFDQDSPRPNDFLV
- the upp gene encoding uracil phosphoribosyltransferase, with the protein product MANVHVIDHPLVQHKLTMIRDKSTGTKAFRELVDEVATLMAYEITRDMELKDVEVETPLQVTKARSLAGKKLGVVPILRAGLGMTDGILKLIPAAKVGHVGLYRDHDTLEPVEYFVKLPSDVEERLFIVVDPMLATGGSAIMALDCLKKRGAKNMKFMCLVAAPEGIKALQHAHPDVDIYVAGLDEKLNEDGYILPGLGDAGDRLFGTK